In Lentibacillus amyloliquefaciens, one DNA window encodes the following:
- a CDS encoding SpoIIIAH-like family protein, with protein sequence MLKKQTVWLLTMLSLMIVLSVYYMTSPGNSGDLAYVDQGEEASEETASSENAEGDASEDDANAEVTDISNVSEDELFTTIRMEIQSERSEEKDRLNDVVASSTASTEEKNQARDEMNQLDDISSKESILEESILAAADYNDVLVRHEDGKVLVHVKETEKLSNSEVVNIMQMVRDEFGDITVDVDYQAVES encoded by the coding sequence ATGTTAAAAAAACAGACGGTATGGCTATTAACAATGCTAAGCTTAATGATTGTATTAAGCGTTTATTACATGACATCACCTGGAAACAGCGGGGATCTTGCTTATGTAGATCAGGGGGAGGAGGCTTCTGAAGAGACAGCTTCATCAGAAAATGCAGAAGGTGACGCATCTGAAGACGATGCAAATGCCGAAGTGACCGACATATCAAACGTATCTGAAGATGAGTTGTTTACGACAATCCGAATGGAGATACAAAGCGAGCGCAGTGAAGAAAAAGACCGGCTGAATGACGTTGTTGCCTCCAGTACGGCGAGTACAGAAGAAAAAAACCAGGCAAGAGACGAAATGAATCAGCTTGATGATATCTCAAGCAAGGAATCTATATTGGAAGAATCGATTTTGGCAGCAGCTGATTACAATGACGTCCTTGTACGGCATGAAGATGGTAAAGTTCTTGTCCATGTGAAGGAAACCGAAAAGCTAAGCAATTCAGAAGTTGTCAATATTATGCAAATGGTTCGTGATGAATTCGGCGACATTACAGTAGATGTTGACTATCAGGCAGTTGAAAGCTAA
- the spoIIIAG gene encoding stage III sporulation protein AG encodes MKNYLKKLFKNSDAAGKPSKKAGYIIVIGLIGLLLIILSNVFSTAGSDDNDSTINIDSNETNEQSADETFSNNSSKTSDVDEIEAGYEEDLQEMLNQIQGVSNTEVMVNLESTRVKIYEKNLISGQQITEETDTNGGTRDIEDTQEESQVVLVNQGDKEVPLLVRTEKPDVRGVFIVAEGVDHASVEQRVVEAISRVLDAPVHRVSVMPKN; translated from the coding sequence TTGAAAAATTATCTAAAAAAACTATTTAAAAATTCGGATGCAGCAGGAAAACCTTCAAAAAAAGCGGGCTATATTATTGTTATAGGCTTAATTGGCCTCTTGTTGATAATCTTAAGCAATGTGTTTTCAACTGCGGGATCTGATGACAATGATTCAACGATTAATATTGATTCAAATGAAACAAATGAACAGTCAGCAGATGAAACATTTTCAAACAACTCAAGCAAGACCTCAGACGTGGATGAAATTGAAGCAGGTTATGAAGAGGACCTTCAGGAAATGCTGAATCAAATACAAGGTGTATCAAACACCGAAGTTATGGTAAATCTTGAGTCAACCAGAGTAAAAATATATGAAAAAAATTTAATATCCGGTCAGCAAATAACAGAAGAAACGGACACGAATGGCGGCACCAGAGACATTGAAGATACGCAGGAAGAATCCCAAGTTGTATTAGTAAACCAGGGGGATAAGGAAGTTCCATTGCTTGTCCGGACAGAAAAACCGGATGTAAGGGGGGTTTTTATTGTTGCCGAAGGAGTTGATCACGCTTCAGTTGAACAACGGGTTGTAGAAGCAATCTCTCGTGTGTTGGATGCTCCGGTTCATAGAGTTTCAGTAATGCCAAAAAATTAG
- the spoIIIAF gene encoding stage III sporulation protein AF, whose amino-acid sequence MDILIDWVTQIIIFLLLASVVDLLVPETSVKKYINFTVGLILILIFLKPVFYLFDMDVKSAIEQSINEVEYQQNENSETENLIKTQKKEIQDSQHAYILEQMAVQLKELANDTLQEEYQQEITHIDFQIANMGEVTYENLNENLDKLHVTLQEAEEQEGSVDAVEDVAIGMEESSDKEAEVDVNGIKQLLQDVWKVDKEKISIKGEGGSS is encoded by the coding sequence AATCGATTGGGTAACTCAAATCATCATCTTTTTATTGCTTGCATCTGTGGTTGATTTGCTGGTTCCGGAAACTTCCGTTAAAAAATATATCAATTTTACGGTTGGTCTCATTTTAATTCTTATTTTCTTAAAGCCGGTCTTTTATCTATTTGACATGGACGTCAAAAGCGCAATCGAACAATCAATAAATGAAGTTGAATATCAGCAGAATGAAAACAGTGAAACAGAAAATTTAATAAAAACACAAAAAAAAGAAATACAAGACTCCCAGCATGCATATATTTTAGAACAGATGGCTGTCCAACTGAAAGAGCTGGCAAACGATACCTTACAGGAAGAATATCAACAGGAAATAACGCATATCGACTTTCAAATTGCAAATATGGGTGAAGTTACATATGAAAACCTGAATGAAAATTTGGATAAACTTCACGTAACGCTACAGGAAGCTGAAGAACAGGAAGGGAGCGTGGATGCTGTTGAAGATGTCGCCATTGGTATGGAAGAGTCATCTGATAAGGAAGCGGAAGTTGATGTAAATGGGATTAAACAACTGCTGCAGGATGTATGGAAGGTGGATAAAGAAAAGATCAGCATTAAAGGGGAAGGAGGGTCATCTTGA